A single region of the Aurantiacibacter sp. MUD11 genome encodes:
- a CDS encoding LptF/LptG family permease: MSRFITATDRYIFRLVLVPMIGIFLLAASLLLLEKMLRLFEFVSIEGGPMGVVFEMLLNLIPEYAGLAIPLGLMLGVLFAFRKLAISSELDVMRAVGLSYTRLLRVPYLITLVLVAVNFAIVGFIQPQARFAYEEMEFELRSGALGASIKVGEFNTLEDRMALRIEASEDDGRRLMGIFARVADEEGQVLSISAREGRFLANREDRNTIILRLEDGVIVHDVVEGTPRVLSFSQHDLPIDLPAIEQFRERGEDEREYILPELLEIGWSPQSTAEERAGSQAAFNYRMVEVVMMFMLPLLAVALAIPPKRSTSALGIFLSIVIVVAYHKINQYGSEVADIGRIDPFLALWGPFAVLFSIIAWMYYQVAFVPGGQAIGFLESFYAKLSRRLKKLVGREKLRGLVPEEDPHQQQEEELMRQEGATGAA, encoded by the coding sequence GTGTCCCGCTTTATCACCGCTACAGACCGCTACATCTTCCGGCTCGTGCTGGTGCCGATGATCGGGATTTTCCTGCTGGCGGCCAGCCTGCTCCTGCTGGAGAAGATGCTGCGGCTGTTCGAATTCGTCAGCATCGAGGGCGGGCCGATGGGCGTCGTCTTCGAGATGCTGCTGAACCTCATTCCCGAATATGCCGGACTGGCGATCCCGCTGGGCCTGATGCTGGGCGTGCTGTTCGCCTTCCGCAAGCTGGCGATCTCGTCCGAGCTCGACGTGATGCGTGCGGTCGGCCTGTCCTACACCCGGCTGCTGCGCGTGCCCTACCTCATCACATTGGTGCTGGTGGCGGTGAACTTCGCCATCGTCGGCTTCATCCAGCCGCAGGCGCGCTTCGCTTACGAGGAGATGGAGTTCGAGCTGCGCTCCGGCGCGCTGGGCGCCTCCATCAAGGTGGGCGAGTTCAACACGCTGGAAGACCGCATGGCCCTGCGCATCGAGGCGAGCGAGGACGATGGTCGCCGCCTGATGGGCATCTTCGCCCGCGTCGCCGATGAGGAGGGGCAGGTGCTCTCCATCTCAGCGCGCGAAGGCCGTTTCCTGGCCAATCGCGAGGATCGCAACACCATCATCCTGCGGCTGGAGGACGGGGTCATCGTGCATGACGTTGTCGAGGGCACGCCGCGTGTGCTCAGCTTCAGCCAGCACGACCTGCCGATCGATCTGCCGGCGATCGAACAGTTCCGCGAACGCGGTGAAGACGAGCGCGAATACATCCTGCCCGAACTGCTCGAAATCGGCTGGAGCCCGCAAAGCACGGCCGAAGAGCGCGCCGGCAGCCAGGCGGCCTTCAACTATCGCATGGTCGAAGTGGTGATGATGTTCATGCTTCCGCTGCTGGCGGTGGCACTGGCGATCCCGCCCAAGCGCTCGACATCGGCGCTGGGCATCTTCCTCTCGATCGTCATCGTGGTCGCCTATCACAAGATCAACCAGTACGGGTCCGAGGTCGCCGATATCGGCCGGATCGATCCCTTCCTGGCCCTGTGGGGACCGTTCGCCGTGCTGTTCTCGATCATCGCCTGGATGTACTATCAGGTCGCCTTCGTGCCGGGCGGTCAGGCCATCGGCTTCCTCGAGAGCTTCTATGCCAAGCTGTCGCGCCGCCTGAAGAAGCTGGTCGGCCGCGAGAAGCTGCGCGGACTGGTGCCGGAGGAAGACCCGCACCAGCAGCAGGAAGAGGAATTGATGCGGCAGGAGGGGGCGACCGGTGCTGCTTGA
- a CDS encoding phasin family protein: MATSKTDEKAEKAYAAAAEAKPAPAAKKAPVKKAASKPAAAKKAPAKKPAAKKTLAKKPAAKKPTKKAPVRKPVKAAKTGTPQTTVTQLKEKIMATKTVDYTTAFADTMSSAVNEMQTRAQAAYEKSTEAMTEATEFAKGNVEAVVESGKVWAEGVQGMGQSFADEAKSAYETATADLKEMAGVKSPTELFQLQGKILRRNFDAMVAASSKTTDASMKLANDVMAPISGRVNVAAEKLSKVG, encoded by the coding sequence ATGGCGACGTCCAAGACCGACGAGAAAGCCGAAAAGGCCTATGCCGCTGCGGCGGAAGCCAAGCCTGCTCCGGCTGCCAAGAAGGCGCCGGTAAAGAAGGCTGCGTCCAAGCCTGCTGCTGCGAAGAAGGCGCCGGCCAAGAAGCCGGCTGCCAAGAAGACCCTGGCGAAGAAGCCGGCCGCCAAGAAGCCGACGAAGAAAGCTCCCGTTCGCAAGCCGGTGAAGGCGGCGAAGACGGGCACCCCCCAGACAACCGTTACCCAACTCAAGGAAAAGATCATGGCTACCAAGACTGTCGACTATACGACCGCGTTTGCCGACACCATGTCGAGCGCAGTCAACGAAATGCAGACCCGCGCTCAGGCCGCTTACGAAAAGAGCACCGAGGCGATGACCGAGGCGACCGAGTTCGCCAAGGGCAACGTCGAAGCCGTCGTTGAAAGCGGCAAGGTGTGGGCCGAAGGCGTGCAGGGCATGGGCCAGAGCTTCGCCGACGAAGCCAAGAGCGCCTACGAAACCGCCACTGCCGACCTGAAGGAAATGGCCGGCGTGAAGAGCCCGACCGAGCTGTTCCAGCTGCAGGGCAAGATCCTGCGTCGCAACTTCGACGCGATGGTCGCTGCCTCCTCGAAGACCACCGATGCTTCGATGAAGCTGGCCAACGACGTGATGGCCCCGATCTCGGGCCGCGTGAACGTCGCTGCCGAGAAGCTCTCGAAGGTCGGCTAA
- the clpS gene encoding ATP-dependent Clp protease adapter ClpS, protein MTRPDHISDPHGWSVTAAGDDGDDAGVGEGEGDAQVGIATKTRAKPKKPSQYKVLMLNDDYTPMEFVVMVLKRFFRMDLEEATRVMLHVHQRGVGVCGIFPYEVAETKVNQVMDFARENQHPLQCTLEKA, encoded by the coding sequence ATGACCAGGCCCGACCACATCAGCGATCCCCATGGCTGGAGCGTTACCGCTGCCGGCGACGATGGCGATGATGCCGGCGTGGGCGAGGGCGAAGGCGATGCGCAGGTCGGCATCGCCACCAAGACCCGCGCCAAGCCCAAGAAGCCGAGCCAGTACAAGGTGCTGATGCTCAACGACGATTACACCCCGATGGAATTCGTGGTGATGGTGCTCAAGCGCTTCTTCCGCATGGACCTGGAAGAAGCGACCCGGGTGATGCTGCATGTTCACCAGCGCGGGGTCGGCGTGTGCGGGATCTTCCCCTACGAGGTCGCCGAGACCAAGGTGAATCAGGTGATGGACTTCGCTCGCGAGAACCAGCACCCGCTGCAATGTACGCTGGAAAAGGCCTGA
- the lptG gene encoding LPS export ABC transporter permease LptG: protein MLLDFFPSRTLTIYLAKMFAVRIFAVLAMLVLVLMMLDLLGKTGDILAVEGNGDAELWLYASLRVPQLIARFLPYSVLLATIITLAGLNQNSEVIAMKAAGLSAHQILAPLLMIGMVVAAISFAFNERIVTRATATLKAWEDVEYAAVPEDRETRANVYFNDDNDVLMGATLSGMGENSVLTDVAFYERDEAGMIVRQITADRATFAGPGWRLENASSFNVATASTREIDEIIVAEGVELGQVELRRVDPDAEPLSRLSDSIDALQGAGRRTAELEAKWWHKISGPLSAVLMPLLGAVAGFGLARSGNLFIRAVIGMALGFAYFVVDNSALAMGSFGGYPPLLAAWAPFFLFLLVGETVLIRTEE, encoded by the coding sequence GTGCTGCTTGATTTCTTCCCTTCGCGCACGCTGACGATCTACCTTGCGAAGATGTTCGCCGTGCGCATCTTCGCCGTGCTGGCGATGCTGGTGCTGGTGCTGATGATGCTGGACCTGCTGGGCAAGACCGGCGACATCCTGGCGGTGGAGGGCAATGGCGATGCGGAATTGTGGCTCTATGCCTCCTTGCGAGTGCCGCAACTGATTGCCCGCTTCCTGCCCTATTCGGTCCTGCTGGCCACTATCATCACGCTGGCCGGGTTGAACCAGAATTCCGAGGTCATCGCGATGAAGGCCGCGGGCCTTTCGGCGCACCAGATCCTTGCTCCCCTGCTGATGATCGGGATGGTGGTGGCGGCCATATCCTTCGCCTTCAACGAACGCATCGTGACCCGCGCGACGGCCACCCTGAAGGCCTGGGAGGATGTCGAATACGCCGCGGTCCCCGAAGATCGGGAGACCCGGGCCAATGTCTACTTCAACGATGACAACGATGTGCTGATGGGCGCGACGCTTTCGGGCATGGGCGAAAACAGCGTGCTGACCGACGTCGCCTTCTACGAGCGAGACGAGGCCGGGATGATCGTGCGGCAGATTACCGCTGACCGCGCCACTTTCGCCGGGCCCGGCTGGCGACTGGAGAATGCCTCCAGCTTCAATGTCGCGACGGCCAGCACGCGCGAGATCGACGAGATCATCGTCGCCGAGGGCGTGGAACTTGGCCAGGTCGAGCTGCGCCGGGTCGATCCCGATGCGGAGCCGCTGTCGCGGCTGTCTGACAGCATCGATGCCCTGCAAGGCGCCGGACGACGCACGGCCGAGCTGGAGGCCAAGTGGTGGCACAAGATTTCCGGGCCGCTGTCGGCCGTGCTGATGCCGCTGCTGGGCGCGGTAGCGGGTTTCGGCCTCGCTCGGTCGGGCAACCTGTTCATCCGCGCGGTGATCGGCATGGCCTTGGGCTTTGCCTATTTCGTGGTCGACAACTCTGCCCTCGCGATGGGCAGTTTCGGTGGCTACCCGCCACTGCTGGCGGCCTGGGCGCCGTTCTTCCTGTTCCTGCTGGTGGGCGAGACCGTGCTGATCCGCACGGAAGAATGA
- a CDS encoding response regulator has product MSASKPANVEKAVRPASLGRVLLVEDDTVLALALEDALLRGGADEVVICQTMKATMAELDKREKLDAIVIDVHLADRDDGWALAELVTLLGPKRPRIAFSTGSPGDIPAQIAELGPIFEKPYDPERLVEVLASGRKRGLFARLLR; this is encoded by the coding sequence ATGAGCGCGTCCAAACCGGCAAACGTGGAAAAGGCGGTCCGGCCAGCTTCGCTGGGTCGTGTGCTGCTGGTGGAAGACGATACCGTGCTGGCCCTGGCGCTGGAAGATGCCCTGCTACGCGGTGGCGCCGACGAGGTGGTCATCTGCCAGACGATGAAGGCCACCATGGCCGAGCTCGACAAGCGCGAAAAGCTCGATGCCATCGTGATCGACGTGCACCTGGCCGACCGCGACGACGGCTGGGCGCTGGCCGAGCTGGTGACCCTGCTGGGCCCGAAGCGACCGCGCATCGCCTTCTCCACCGGCTCTCCCGGCGACATTCCCGCCCAGATCGCCGAACTCGGGCCGATCTTCGAAAAGCCCTACGATCCCGAACGGCTGGTCGAAGTCCTCGCCTCGGGCCGCAAGCGCGGCCTGTTCGCCCGCCTGCTGCGCTGA
- a CDS encoding fatty acid desaturase family protein — MDATSKIADEKGGTGKVQRRRIHAQIPDDKAMMRAAAELTRDINTARADIYWPDMIGSALVGYAGLAGAILFDNLALALASAVISVFALYRALLFIHEITHLHRDALPGFRTAWNLLVGIPMLTPSLMYESVHTLHHARTKYGTIEDPEYMPLALMKPWSLPAFVLIAALAPIALIVRWGVLAPLGLVIPPLRRFAWERFSSLSINPSFRRRPCDARERNWFLFQQVGASVWAIFLMTTPFWLGWRPLLIAAAITATVAVFNQLRTLVAHLWENDGEAMTVTAQYLDSVNVPSFVAGIWAPVGLRYHALHHLMPSMPYHSLHEAHRRIREHLGEDSTFNEASHGGMIPLVARIARSTMGSRPQD, encoded by the coding sequence ATGGACGCGACGAGCAAGATTGCTGACGAGAAGGGCGGCACCGGCAAGGTGCAACGCCGCCGTATCCACGCGCAGATTCCGGACGACAAGGCGATGATGCGCGCCGCGGCAGAACTGACGCGCGACATCAACACGGCGCGGGCGGACATTTACTGGCCGGACATGATCGGTTCCGCGCTGGTCGGCTATGCCGGCCTCGCCGGCGCGATCCTGTTCGACAATCTCGCGCTGGCGCTGGCGAGCGCGGTGATCTCGGTCTTCGCGCTCTATCGCGCGCTGCTGTTCATCCACGAAATCACTCACCTGCACCGCGATGCGCTGCCCGGCTTCCGCACCGCGTGGAACCTGCTGGTCGGCATTCCCATGCTCACCCCCAGCCTGATGTACGAAAGCGTGCACACGCTGCACCATGCGCGCACCAAGTATGGCACCATCGAAGATCCGGAATACATGCCGCTGGCGCTGATGAAGCCGTGGAGCCTGCCGGCCTTCGTGCTGATCGCCGCACTGGCCCCGATCGCGCTGATCGTGCGCTGGGGCGTGCTGGCCCCGCTCGGCCTGGTGATCCCGCCGCTGCGTCGCTTCGCCTGGGAGCGGTTTTCCTCGCTCTCCATCAATCCCTCGTTCCGCCGCCGTCCCTGCGACGCGCGCGAGCGGAACTGGTTTCTGTTCCAGCAGGTCGGCGCCAGCGTTTGGGCGATCTTCCTGATGACCACGCCGTTCTGGCTCGGCTGGCGTCCGCTGCTGATCGCCGCCGCCATCACCGCGACGGTGGCGGTGTTCAACCAGCTGCGCACGCTGGTGGCGCACCTGTGGGAGAACGATGGCGAGGCGATGACCGTCACTGCGCAGTACCTCGACAGCGTCAACGTGCCGAGCTTCGTCGCCGGCATCTGGGCCCCCGTGGGCCTACGCTACCACGCGCTGCATCACCTGATGCCCTCGATGCCCTATCATTCGCTGCACGAGGCGCATCGCCGCATTCGCGAGCACCTGGGCGAGGATTCGACCTTCAACGAGGCAAGCCATGGCGGGATGATCCCGCTGGTGGCCCGCATTGCCCGCTCGACCATGGGCAGCCGCCCGCAGGACTGA
- a CDS encoding response regulator, with amino-acid sequence MSIGAEVAAHLPFLRRYARALTGSQATGDAFVQATLEAALADEELAESLRGGRVPLYRAFNKVWSSAYMEVEDGPAEGSAHEVAARAKLNRITPANRQALLLTTVEDFTSAEAASIMGITEDDVDELVREAVAEIERETTTSVLIIEDEPLISMQLEDLVRSLGHDICGTAATRTQAQEVVAEKTPGLVLADIQLADGSSGLDAVDDILAIDSMPVIFITAYPERLLTGDRPEPTYLITKPFQEDTVRAAISQALFFGSSQPLD; translated from the coding sequence ATGTCGATTGGTGCCGAAGTTGCTGCACATCTTCCGTTTCTCCGCCGCTACGCCCGCGCGCTGACAGGCTCGCAGGCAACTGGCGATGCATTTGTCCAGGCCACGCTGGAAGCCGCGCTCGCCGATGAGGAGCTTGCCGAAAGCCTGCGGGGTGGCCGCGTGCCGCTGTACCGCGCCTTCAACAAGGTCTGGTCGAGCGCCTATATGGAGGTGGAGGATGGTCCCGCCGAGGGCTCTGCGCACGAAGTCGCCGCGCGCGCCAAGCTGAATCGCATCACGCCGGCAAACCGGCAGGCGCTGCTGCTGACCACGGTGGAGGATTTCACGTCCGCTGAAGCCGCCTCGATCATGGGTATCACCGAAGACGATGTCGATGAACTGGTGCGCGAGGCTGTTGCCGAGATCGAGCGCGAAACCACCACCAGCGTGCTGATCATCGAGGATGAGCCGCTCATCTCGATGCAGCTGGAAGACCTCGTCCGTTCGCTGGGCCATGACATCTGCGGCACCGCTGCCACGCGCACGCAGGCGCAGGAAGTGGTGGCGGAGAAGACCCCGGGCCTGGTGCTGGCAGATATCCAGCTGGCTGACGGTTCCTCGGGTCTCGACGCGGTGGACGATATCCTCGCCATCGATTCCATGCCGGTGATCTTCATCACCGCCTATCCCGAACGCCTGCTGACGGGCGACCGGCCGGAGCCGACCTACCTGATCACCAAGCCGTTCCAGGAAGACACGGTGCGCGCGGCGATCAGCCAGGCGCTGTTCTTCGGGTCGAGCCAGCCGCTCGACTGA
- a CDS encoding N-acetyltransferase: MSEQIVITPVSGKGDLDAFIELAYRLNADDPNWVPPLRADMRELLTPGKNPFHEHAKVQLFLARRGDKVVGRISAHYDELALEQPPEQGMGPGTGNWGLLEAEDEEVNAALIARAEDWLREQGMTRVLAPISLSIWEEPGLLVQGHDHPPMIMMGHHKPHYQGWIEAQGYAVAKKLYTYDLEVENGFPEIVNRIVKLGERSKNITVRRVDKSRFEDEAQIILGILNEAWSKNWGFVPFTETEKAYGAKKLKPIILEGANMIAEIDGEPAAFMISWPDINTKLIDMKGKLFPFNWAKLLWWLRNPQSPNFRVPLMGVVKKYQNTRIASQLAFMMIEYIRRYAVGEHGAKRAEVGWILEDNQGMVAIADAIESKVNREYRIYEKQL; the protein is encoded by the coding sequence GTGAGCGAGCAGATAGTTATTACCCCCGTATCGGGCAAGGGAGACCTCGATGCGTTCATTGAACTGGCCTATCGCCTGAACGCGGACGATCCCAACTGGGTGCCGCCCCTGCGTGCCGACATGCGCGAACTGCTGACCCCCGGCAAGAACCCGTTCCACGAACACGCCAAGGTGCAGCTGTTCCTCGCCCGGCGCGGCGACAAGGTCGTGGGCCGGATCTCGGCCCACTACGACGAACTGGCGCTGGAGCAGCCGCCGGAACAGGGCATGGGGCCGGGCACCGGCAACTGGGGTCTGCTGGAAGCCGAGGACGAGGAAGTGAACGCGGCGCTGATCGCCCGCGCCGAGGATTGGCTGCGCGAACAGGGCATGACCCGCGTGCTCGCACCGATCAGCCTGTCGATCTGGGAAGAGCCGGGCCTGCTGGTGCAGGGCCACGACCACCCGCCGATGATCATGATGGGTCATCACAAGCCGCACTATCAGGGCTGGATCGAAGCGCAGGGCTATGCGGTCGCCAAGAAGCTCTACACCTACGACCTGGAAGTGGAGAACGGCTTCCCCGAAATCGTCAACCGCATCGTCAAGCTGGGTGAGCGCAGCAAGAACATCACCGTGCGAAGGGTGGACAAGTCGCGCTTCGAGGACGAGGCGCAGATCATCCTCGGCATCCTGAACGAGGCGTGGTCGAAGAACTGGGGCTTCGTGCCCTTTACCGAGACCGAGAAGGCCTATGGCGCCAAGAAGCTGAAGCCGATCATCCTCGAAGGCGCGAACATGATCGCCGAGATCGACGGGGAGCCGGCCGCCTTCATGATCAGCTGGCCCGATATCAACACCAAGCTGATCGACATGAAGGGCAAGCTGTTCCCCTTCAACTGGGCGAAGCTGCTGTGGTGGCTGCGCAATCCGCAGAGCCCGAATTTCCGCGTGCCGCTGATGGGCGTCGTGAAGAAATACCAGAATACCCGCATTGCCAGCCAGCTGGCCTTCATGATGATCGAGTATATTCGTCGCTATGCAGTTGGCGAACACGGAGCGAAGCGAGCCGAAGTGGGCTGGATCCTGGAGGATAACCAGGGGATGGTGGCCATTGCGGATGCCATCGAATCCAAGGTCAACCGCGAATACCGGATCTACGAAAAGCAGCTCTGA
- a CDS encoding MATE family efflux transporter, with translation MAKSPDNPRAKLVTGSIAGHLVRQTTPAIVGVAAIMSVGIIDAYFIGQLGGGELAAISFIFPVITALQSLGVGLMAGINSVVSRALGEGDHDRALARANLGLMLGATAGVVVGLLLYALRQPMFQLMQADAEVLPLIDAYMQPFALGFPLMMMMMGVNGVLRGQGAAKSNTAVLVIYSAANWVLDPLLITGAFGFAGFGISGAAYATIGGWTVGIIAAFWLLERHDLPFRPGSVRNCRIGEQLRALTRVAGPAAFTNSINPTGLAILTSLLAVEGSAAVAGFGVGGRLQSFAVVPLLALSGSIGAIVGQNWGARQYDRSRRALLQAWLFCIGYGLAAAVILFLARGWFAELFSDEQEVTAAAVEYLAISVWGYAGYGVLIVVNGALNAIDRASNALALSLTRVLLVMVPIAWLARAALGTQAVYLAELLANLLGGLAAAAIAWWVLWKRPGDAC, from the coding sequence ATGGCCAAATCACCCGACAATCCACGAGCGAAGCTGGTCACCGGCTCCATTGCCGGACACTTGGTGCGCCAGACCACGCCGGCCATTGTCGGGGTAGCGGCGATCATGTCGGTCGGCATCATCGACGCCTATTTCATCGGCCAGCTGGGCGGCGGCGAACTGGCTGCCATCAGTTTCATCTTCCCGGTCATCACCGCGCTGCAGAGCCTGGGCGTGGGCCTCATGGCGGGGATCAATTCGGTGGTCAGCCGGGCCCTTGGCGAAGGCGACCACGACCGCGCCCTGGCCCGCGCCAACCTGGGCCTGATGCTGGGGGCGACGGCCGGCGTGGTGGTCGGCCTGCTGCTCTATGCACTGCGCCAGCCGATGTTCCAGCTGATGCAGGCCGATGCCGAGGTGCTGCCGCTGATCGATGCCTACATGCAGCCCTTCGCGCTCGGCTTCCCGCTGATGATGATGATGATGGGCGTCAACGGAGTGCTGCGCGGCCAGGGCGCCGCGAAAAGCAACACCGCCGTACTGGTCATCTACTCGGCGGCGAACTGGGTGCTCGATCCCCTGCTGATTACCGGGGCGTTTGGCTTTGCAGGGTTCGGTATTTCCGGCGCGGCCTATGCCACCATCGGTGGCTGGACCGTGGGCATCATCGCCGCCTTCTGGCTGCTGGAGCGGCATGACCTGCCTTTCCGCCCCGGATCGGTGCGCAACTGCCGCATCGGCGAGCAGTTGCGTGCGCTCACCCGGGTCGCCGGGCCGGCGGCCTTCACCAATTCTATCAATCCCACCGGCCTTGCCATCCTCACCTCGCTGCTGGCGGTCGAGGGATCCGCGGCCGTGGCGGGCTTCGGCGTGGGCGGCCGGTTGCAGAGCTTTGCCGTGGTGCCGCTGCTGGCCCTGTCAGGCTCGATCGGGGCCATCGTCGGGCAGAACTGGGGCGCGCGGCAATATGACAGGTCGCGCCGGGCGCTGCTGCAGGCCTGGCTGTTCTGCATCGGCTACGGCCTTGCCGCAGCGGTGATCCTGTTCCTGGCACGGGGGTGGTTCGCCGAACTGTTCAGCGACGAGCAGGAAGTGACCGCCGCAGCGGTGGAATATCTTGCCATCTCGGTCTGGGGCTATGCCGGCTACGGGGTGCTGATCGTCGTCAACGGCGCCCTGAACGCGATAGACCGCGCCAGCAATGCCCTCGCCCTGTCGCTCACCCGCGTGCTGCTGGTGATGGTGCCGATCGCCTGGCTCGCGCGCGCGGCGCTCGGCACGCAGGCGGTCTACCTGGCGGAACTGCTAGCCAACCTGCTGGGCGGCCTCGCCGCCGCAGCAATCGCCTGGTGGGTCCTATGGAAGCGTCCCGGGGACGCGTGCTGA